The DNA window CGCCTGAATCGATTCGGCGTCTGCATCCGCAGGAGTTTTGAGTCGTCCGCCTGTGATGCGTCCAGTGAGCACGAAGCGGAACCAAGAGCCACCGGCGGCCTCCACCGCTAATAGAGTGGTCAGCTCGGCATTTAGACCAGTCTCTTCGAAAACTTCCCGGGCGGCTGCTTCCGTGATGGATTCGCCCCTTTCCATGCGACCGGCGGGTAAGTACCACTTGCCTGGTCAATAGAGTGCAACGTTGGATGGTTCTTCATTTGTGGTTTTGGACGGAATTTCCTACTCACCGGCACAGCTCTGCTTGGCCTCCTCGATCATCAGCAGCTCGTCGTGCTCGTTGATCAACACACAGGCCACAATATAGGTGACTGTCTGGCCAAGAATGGGCACAAAATCGGATGCGGATGAGGGCTGTACCCCCTGGGCCTCAGCGGTGGCATTCTGTTCCTTTAGAGAAAAGTCACACAGTTCCGTGGTGATGTCGCCCAGATCTTTTGAGTCCAAAATGCGACGCACTTTCTCCACAATCGAAGCCATCCTGTTTTGCTAAATGATCCACTTAAGACGTTAGAAATTCAAAGCACAACTGGTATCTTCTGAAACTCACTTTTAGCGCTGAATTTCAAGGCGGCTGACTCAGTTCGCTGAACATGCTACGCCCAATCGGAATCTCTGCATATATCTCTCCGGTTCTATATATGCAAATTTCGAATTCTTTGGAGTGCTCTGTGCTCTGCTCTGCAAACGCAAACAGTTTAAGCAATCGTGGCGAACTCGAGAACGGGCGGTATGTGACTGACTGCGGCTATAATGCCCAATAAAGTGGCCAAGACGATGGCAATCAacttttcgttgttgttgcagctcGGCGCTTGTTGTCGCTACACAGGTGGTGGCTGGTGCTGTGGCCTCTATTTCTCGCTATTTCTCTCTATTTCTCTGTATTGATATCGAAATGGATGTCAAATAAGCCGCTCGACGGGTTTTCTTCGGGAGAAAGTGCATCGGAATGTGTCTCCGTCTCCGTCTGCGCCAGCTGTTCGCTATTCTTCTCTTCGCGGTACTTAACAGCTCCGTTTATCGATGGGTCATTAGTTAGTGCACACTTATTTATCGCAATGCCATTTATGGCCTAATTGATTTACAAGTGCGGGACAAGAATAGGTAATTTTGTTAGTAAATAGAGGGCAGAGTGGCCACTACGTTCTTGGCGCAGCGTCTGGCAACGCTGCGGGCTTGTTTACAATGATAAGGCCCACTCTACACTAGTTTCGAACTATAGCAGTTGGGAATATATTTCGACTATATCTTTTTGTGGCTCTATATACAAAGAAGTGTAGATAAATGATTGATTTTCAGGAATATTAGGTAATCTTTTTCGTATTAATTATTACCAATCGATTGCACACAGCACAGGACTTTAGTATAAAATAGTATTTGCCCATCTGGTATTAAATGCCCAGCCTGGTCCCACTGCGAAAATTTAAAACCCCAACGACCGTTATAGAAAATTCATTAATCACAAAATCGCTAAACTTGTTTGTTCAGCCTGTTGTTGAACACTCACGATACGATAATGTACATGTTATATGCTAATTTCAACGACGACATGCATCATTCAACTGCGCTGCGAGTTTAACCGGCAAACAGCAAACAGGCGTTGCGCCATAGATTAATATTAAAGCGCATCGTTTATAAATATCCCCATCCGGCATATGGAcatttgtgtgtgcgtttgtgaGCAGGAAGCCTCGCTGATTGCCAGCAATAAAATTTGAATGCGGAAATTTCATTGTTTACCCAAATCGATCATCATTAAAAGCATTGCTGTTGCCATTCCCGGTTTGCCCCATTGCAAAAGTGCCAATTGCCCCGAATCCATGGCGTATACTTAACGTGGGCGGTGGATGTATGGAGGATGGGGGTGGTATGGTATTTGGGACGGGGAAACTCGACCCGGGGAAGGTGGATGGTGTGGCCCGACTTGTCGTAATGGGCCTGCAAACTCGGATGCCTCGGTAGGTAATTCAATTTTGTGCAAATGCTTGATTTGCCATTTAGCTGCGAGACCTAATACTGCTTCTTCAGTTTTGCCTACACACAGCAAAAATGTTCCCACGCAAATGTTATGCATTGTTAATGCCACGCCTTTGGGAATAGCACTAGTAGATGgtgtttaaattaattaacaaacAGTTAAATAATTCGTGCGAGTGAGCAGTTCCCAGTTTTCTTAAGGCCTTTGAAGTTTGTATTCTTATGAGGTAAATGTGGACTTTATAGCAAAATTATAAGCATTTGGATTTGCTGATAACTAAGTTTTTCTCGCCGTGCTTTTCCATTTCAGCGTTCACTTGGTCGTAGACCTACTTCATCTGCTCCAAATCTTGCCATCGGCGGCTCCTCTTCGGCCACAGTTCACATAAGACTTTTGTCATTATATTGTTAATTAGTTTtagttgttttttaatttccttggAGAGTCGCAACCTCGTTGAGACTAACAACATGCGTGCGAAGGACTCGCATGTAGTAGTGTTCTTGTTAGGATTGTGGGATGAtgagtgggtggctgggtgggtGGGTTGTTTTGGGTGCGAAtgaggatgcggatgtggatttGGATTTGTGTGGGTGTGCTAATGTACTGTGAGTGGATCTCTGGTAATAACGGCTAAAGTAAAATGCTGATAAAGTGGCGAATGTTTCGGAATGTGCGAGTGTGTTTGTGCGAGCGAGGATTCTGCTGCGTGGCTGCGATGACAGGCAAAAGCGAACACAAAACGTTCATTTCCCACATGCACCATTATTCGTTGAAACCCGTAAATTTCGCCGAAAACGAACAGCAGCAGTagtcgcagcagcatcaaacagcagcagcagcagcagaagcagaaacagcagcaacgTGGCAGCACCAATCCAAGGAGCTGCTTAACACGAGaataatgtttaaaatgtttattatgtGTGCAAGTGACGCGAGCTCCTTTCCCGCTCCTTGGCATCTTCCCCCTTTTGGATGACAGGCCCAACCGACAGGCCGATACGCACACATAACTCTACACTGACAGAAAAGATGAGTGAAGGATTAGAAGTTTGACATTTCAAAAGGAGCAACGTGCACATTCAAGTACAATCAAGCCTTAAGCTCATAATTAATACTGCAAAGAAACTTGTTACACAATTTTAAGTCAATAATGaattaactttaaatataaaaaacacaTATATTGTTAATTTCCTTATAATTAAGGATAAGTATCAAAGTCCAGTTATACCATTggtattatataattataattatgtgGACTTTGAGCAGCAGAACACTAACACTAAGGTCTGCTGCAGATCATGACATAAAACCGAAATTTTGTATTGAGCATATTATGCTGGATACCACTTTGCAAATTCATAAGCCCTTTATTTCAAACATTCTGCTGGGCCGACGTAAAATCCTTAATCATGCGAACATGAAATCAAATCCTGACTGCGTGTAACCGCTTTGCGTACGAAATACTGGGTGTTTTGTCTCTCTGTGCGCAGtcatatttgtgtgtgtgtgtgtgtgtgtgagtgtgtgtgtgtgagtgtgcgtatGTATTTACATGTGGCAATGTTGATTTTCGTTGTGCCAGCGCCGGATGCGAAACAAGTAGTCCAAATAACCCGCAATAAGCTTTTGTCACGATTAACAAGGATTACGCAAATGTGTGTCTCTGTGGTGGCAATGTGACTGCTTCCTCCTCTCACTCGAATTCCGGGCAACCGCCGCCCTTCCCCCCTTCAAAACCCCTTTCCACACCACAATTTCCAGCATAATTACATGCACGCCATGCTCGccttggtgtgtgtgtgtgtgcgtgggagtgagtgcgtgtgtgtgagccaTATTTTAGATTAATGACGGCGTCGACTCGTATTAGGCAAATGAAGAAATCGACATCGACATGCGGTTGGTTGATGAGAAGTTGAACCTGCCACCTCTTTTGGCCAGGCTTATCGTGAAAATCATAAACCTTATCGAAAATGCGGAATTACCGAGCATCTGTAGGAtaattacatattttttattagcGGTACAAACTCAGCATTCTTATAGCATTGCTGTGTTATATGTTTTTAGATTTTGCCACATTAGAGCGGTCGATCAAACGGATAATTGCGTTGAAGACCAGGTCGGAGGCCGTTTTGCGATTGCCCTTGACGAAAATGTCCTCCAGATGATCGTAGAAGGACATGAGGCGGCGAAACAGACGCTCATTGGGCTCCAGCTGCAGTACCTCCTCGTCCTCATGGTAATTGACATCAATCTGGAATGCCTTCTCGTTGAAAATGGTCTGCGGCTCCGTCTCCCAACTCATCAACTTGATCAAGTGGTTGAGCATTGGGAATGTGTACTTTTTGGTAAGGTACTTCTCCATCTCAGTTGCGAATTGCTCATGCAACTCCATGGATTTTGCTTGCTCTGCTGGAGCAGCAACAGGGATACTATTAGCTTCCTTCTCTATTTGCTTCATCTGCGACACCTCGTGCAGCAGACGATAGTCATCGATAAGGGAGTTCCTATCCAGATTCACGGACGCCAGCTCCTCGTCGGTCAACTGATCGATGTTGTAGAGACTCGACAGCTCGTCATTATTTAGTTTGCAAATGCCGGCAAACTTTAATTTACGCGAATTCGGATCGGAAGCCAAATCATTTGTATTATTCTGCTGCTTGGCCATTTTAGTGGTATGCTATACTGTACTGTCTTAAAAgattttaattgatatttttcCAGCTCCGACTTCTCAACTTCTGATGTGCGAGTGCTACTAATTTGTGACTGATGTGTGAGTTCAAAGTCAGAGGCTACTGAAACGTATTATTTGAGTGTGAAAGTAAAACATAGGCTGACTAGATTTGAATATATGAAAAGCGTATAGCTTGGCAGGATCTTGGCTTGGGAATTAGGAAACTCCTGAAACTGGGCCCCATCCTGTGCGGTTTTCGCAGCACTTCCGCAACAAATTTGCCACAACAATAAGTGCATATCATTATGCTGATTTAAGTGGGcaccccacacccacacccacaccttTACCCACACCCAAACCCACATATACCCATCCATAGCGAGTTATTGCCCGAGCACCTGACCTCACCAACACAGCGAAAGGAGGAGCTCAGCCCCCGAAAATCGCGCCCCCAAATGTGTGTTACACAGGAATCGCGGGTCTGGAGCAACGAGTTCTGGGCAACGGCGTGCATGCAAGTGGGTACATAAATCTTTGTTTAAAGACACATGCACAATGTAAGTTAAATTGGCAATAACGTGCTTTCTTTTATACGCCAAGCTCACAGCAACACATacttatacacacacacactgtgcCCACAGGTGCGGTCAACCAAATAGCAATCGCAAGTTTCGTCGCTTTAACTTTCCTAATTGAAAGTCGAAAACGTTGAAGTGGCTATCGAATCTATAGAATGCTTATACTTGTGGTTCTATAGCTAAAAGTTGCTCTTTCAAGACACAGATTGTTGGGAAATTGTCTTAATAACTACATAgaaacttaattaaatctGTTTATCAACCGCAATAAATTTATACTCGCAGCGAGTGCAAAAGTGAAATATATTGTCAAAACTTGCCAAGAAATTTGCCTCGAAATTTAGTTGCCTAGTTTCTAAGCAGCGTTTGTCGTGCCACATTATTATGGTGCATAAgaaaacataattaattatttatgtttatattaCCCAGCCCCAAAACCCTTAAGTGCGCGCGCCAGTGGTGAGATAATAAAATGTTCATTTGCAGCGCTATTATATTTTTTCCCAAAACTGTAgcacacacaccaacacacacacacactgctaCACTCACCGACATGCATATATATGCAGATGTAGATGTGGCCGTATACATAACGGTAACGGAACCTTGTTTGCAAGGAAGTAACAACCTGTTTTCACCCCGTAGTTGGTGGGTATTCGTCGCGGACGAAGTGGGCGGCGCTAACGTATCCTATGCCCCCTCCCACTCcgctttttgttgctgttatgCTTTAATTATGCCCTTGTCAAAAGGTGGGTCTGGGTCTCCGGCCCGGCGTGACCGTAACTCCAGCTCCCCCTCCCAGCTCTCcgcagctcctccagctcgaTCCCCTTGCGTCGGCTTTGTTCGAGCGGATATAAATTTACTATATGGCAGCGTGTGCGAAGGTTGTCCCATAAAATTCGGGAACACACATCATCGATTCCAAATACGAGGAAAACCTGCAGCATCATCAATGCAGAATGGCGCGCTCCTCTTTTCATCCTTTTGAGAACCGATTTTCCTTCCAACATAGCTTTCATATTTCCATTGCCCCCCATTGCTCCCCCTAGAAAAAAGCGAAGAAAAACggaaaaagtaaatataaaaaataaaactaaaaaccaacaaaaaagaaaGTTCCACTCGCTCGCCACTTGAGCTGCCATTAAAGTCGCTCTTGGCCGAGCGAAAACGGAAACACGATTTTCAGCTTTTCCAAGGCGACATGCAATCAGCGGTCGCAACTTGCTGTTGCATCCACTTGCTACTGCCAACCGAAAGTTTTGACTTTTAGATGGCCAGTAATCAGGCATCCCTCCGCACTCTTGGCCAAAAGTCAAATACGAATTCATTTGAATGTGATTGTTTCAATTATCCAAACAGGATTATCTTGGCCAGCAAAAGTATTACGATCGTGCTTTGTAAGCATGCTGTAAGCATGAACTTAAGTAAATACCCACTCGGAATCTACTTTTTAGTCCCAATTTCATTAAAGAGATAAGTAAACTTTGCTCTCCATCTCGCATTTGATATTTATCCTAAGCTTTTTAATAAACCAATTTGCTgaacacattttttaaatctTTTAAAGTGCTTTAAAGATACACCCATCATATGGCAGAAAGCGTGGAAAATGCCCAAAAATCCAAATGAGCAGAACAGATGGAGGGATTTGAGTCAAAGTAGCTTGTAAGCTgataaaaacaatttacaaGGTACTTTTGCTACTCACTGGAAATATGTAAGGACTGTCTTTTATTCTGGCTGTCACACCTAAGTGTTTTATAAGCGaaatttttttgtataaaCCATTTCAGTAATTGTGAAACTTCAGTggcacaaacaaacaaaaaaaaaaaaaaaacgtcgCGCCAAAGTTAATCCCCAAAAACAAGACCTCGTTTGCCTGTAATTCAAGTGGAGACTCGGAATTAATGAATCAACCCCCTTGCTTGTATGATGAACGatatctatatttaaatactaTATGCTACCCGTTTTGTCTTTCGCTGCCATGCCACGCAATCTTATCGGGCCAAGCGAGTGCTTATCTCATTAAATGACAGGAGACGCCATTGAATCATTTTACAAATGGCTGAGTACATGTCGCATATGGACAGGGGCACTATGTGCCCCTATACACGACTATATAGCCTAGgacttgcacacacacacacacgcacatagACACGGgggcacacgcacacagcgcAATTGCTGACAAATGAGATAATTTACACGCTGAAATGAAGCCCATAAAGGCTCATTTAAAATTCAGCGGCGTCTGGGgcataattttttttcgctgctttgcttttctttggccctttttccatttccacattTCCACCGCCGCCGTCCTCCCGCGACTTAACTTTTTCCGTTGTGTTTTGTGTTTAATGGTTCCTTGCCATGACATACGTGGCTGGATATTAAAAGTGGATGGATGGGTGGTAGTGGGGGGCAGGAGGAGCTCGGCAGCTCGGCAGCTCGGCAAATAGCTCTGGGCCCCCAAAAAGCAAGAGAAGAGACAGCGACGAGAGGCAGAATCTTTATTAGCATACggcataaaaatgtttattaaagATGGAAGGAAAGCGAGGCAAGGCTCGGCTGAACggaaaagcggaaacggaCAGGCAAATGAAAACTTTCGCCCGCCGATTCTAAGAATCACAATttagttttcctttttccgGTTTGTACGCGCCACGCCGACCGGCTTATTGTAAATCGAAttgaagttttttttttgattaagCCCCGAAATAACTGGAGGGCGTTATGGCCCctcccggccacgcccacttttagCTGCGGGCAagttttgttatttgttgtttgtatgtctgtgtgtgcgttatttttttatgatgttCAACTTAATTTTATACAAATGACCTTAGGTCATATCACCATTTATATCCGTCAATCCCTTTTCGGTATAAGTTTTATATTTGGCTGTTTTCGTTTTATTCGCCTAGATTCGTCCGAGAGTCCTtagtccttcgtccttcgtttGTCTCTGTTGCTTTTAAGGGCATTTTTATGTTCGCTGGAAGCGGCAACTAACAGCCGAACGAGTCCTGAGTCCTAAAAGCCTTTAGCCAAATATCTTCAAGAGACAGGAGcatcaggagcaggaggagcagcaggaggaggagcagcaggaggaggagcaggagccacAGGAGCAGAAGCGACAGCCACAACAACGGCAGTTTGATGGGTTGAAAGGATTCGAGCGGCGAATCCCTAAATACACTAACGCAAGTCCTTCGATAATAGAATTTAGGGGCATTTCACGCAGACTTGCCGAGAACATTTGTCTTCAAAACAAACCACTTTACACGAGATATATATGACCATAGATATGCGAATTCCCCTGCACGGAGCTGCAGAATCTCCCCAGCTTTTAGCCATTGGTAATTTCCCTTGGCTTAATGCACATATGTAATAGCATAGAAATGCAGCAAAATGcatttgaaatttaagatttaaaatttatagaaTACTCTTGAATGGAAAGCttcaaatgaaatatgtaCCAATTAATGTGAATTTAATAAGAATTGAGTTGTTCTTTTTTGATGCTAGTAACAATTTATTGGCAAAAGCGTGCGTTCTCTTTCGCCTGAATTGTAATAAAACTTTTATTGAAtggttttatatatatatatatacatacagcTATGCAAACGTCtgacaaaaatttaaatacttttggCAAGGGCATGAAAACAACTGACTGAGCAGAGACAGCCATCGCCATGTGCATATTTTTATATGGCCATCTATGTATTTGTTCGCCAAACacatgagtgtgtgtgtgtgtgtaagtggtgtgtgtgtggggtgtGCTCTTGCTCCCATATGTCTGTATGTCTAGGCTTATGTAAATAACGAAGCGACGAGTTTTTGTTTGCATAGAAAGCCAAAGCGGAGTTTCGGCCAGGATACCGCATTCCACCACCTTTCACTCGGATTCCAGAAACCCAGCAGCTGAATCAGGATGCCAATATAAAAAGCCAAGCTGAGCCACTTGTgaaaatgaaaggaaaatgtCGACTGAAGATGGACATCAGCCAGCCGACAAACGGACATGTGGACACACGGACAAAGGACATTGGGCACCCCTAGGCAGGGAGCAGGGGGATTGGCATCCAGGAAAAACGAGAAAGGATTCCTCATACAAAGAAACCAAAGTTTTCCCTCAGCTCGAGTCGCAAGTATTTCCTGGTTATTCTTCGGTCCAGCAATTGAGTTAGATTTGATGCATATCAGATGCTTATGCTCGGCTGAATGCTGAATGCTGTCCAGTTCCCTCTCCATAGTCCTTCCATTCGTTCCATTGCTGGCCAAAAACTCCCGGCTCAACCATCTATGTAAATGCCCTCCGGGGTGTTGAGTTCGCTTGGCGGAAAAAGGGGGCCAAGTGGGGCTAAGCAGGGGATTATCGAGTGCACCCGCAGTGGCCACTATATTTGCATATACAGTGCGTGCGAAAACTATAAATCACAGTGCTTCGCAGCAATTCATGAGGCATGTGCATGTCGACTGGACTTTAAAGAACCAAAATAGAGAGTTCGGGGCATCATCAAAAATCTAAGAAATAGTTTAGCCTTTGCAAAGAGCAGATGGAatgaattatatatatataataataattttaccTCTCTAAAAATACCTAAATTAGATACCTGCCTAATTGCAAGGCAATGTCAATGTCTAATAATATATTGCTATTCTCACTCTGAATcaatatgtttatttatatatatgcctTGCACTTTCAGAAATTATTGATACCATGTAAATTTCATAAAAACCGAGCAAAAGTCAAGTGCGTTTCAATATTATATGAAGCCAATGTCCATTAGAGCAATCGACACTTGCCAACAACTATTAATGGAATGGAATATGCCTAATCCACAAGCCAAAGAAAAGTGAATAATTTATTAGGCAATTATCACCCGTTGCAGCCACTTAGGCGACCTACAGTTGCGAAACGCACTGTTCGCCTAGTTAGTTTGGTTATTTGCACAAACGGATGAAGAAAAGTAATTAATTATTGTGTcgagtataaataaatattgttgtAGTCTATCGCATGCAGCTTTCTTTGTTTTTCCTCTCAGTCTATCTCGCTCCTTCATCAGTTGCTGGGTGTGCTGTGTGtgttggccataaatcaatagatccacacacagacacacccgCACACCCAAACGGAAGAGGCAATGCACAAGTTTAACTGACCATGTGACACATAAATATGTGAAAGCGAGGATGTGGTTGGGGTCCAAAAGGCGGGAGGCGTGGCAGCTCGTCCTCCGGGGGCAGATGAAATGCTATCGCCGGCAGGAGTGGAGAAAAGTCCGTAGAAAAACACTTTGGGGAGCGAACTCAACTCGGGGATCGTGTGGAAATCGCTACTGAAATGTGGGGGATTTATCAATATTTAGCCATGATAACTAAATAGCTGCAAGTGAAACTCAGCCGCGTTTTTCTACGCCGCCGGCAAATATTGATCCATGATTAGAAATTCAGCTGGTGTATATACCAATTATAACCGgttgaacaaattaaaagttttaaattgaaactgcTGTAATTTTGTACGCCAGACAACCAGTCGTATACGTGATATAAGCAATTTGCAATCTTTTCGCTTTAAAGCAATTTTGTTATTGATTTAAGTTATTCTGCTTGCACTATGCTTtctataataaaataaaaataaaaaagctgGAGTACAAATCTCAACTTCAAGTTTGAATGGAAAATTCATTGAGTCACTTTTgcagcaaaataaataacaagaAGAATGACTGCAAACGGAATTGCTGAGTTCTAAGGACCAAATCAACCGAGAAATCGCAGCTCTACGCGTTTTTGTGCGACCTTTCTGGCCGGCAAATGGAAAGTTGACGTTGGTTAATAGACGCTCAACTGCAACTGATTTCCCATTAACTGCATTAATCAATACCATTTCATCGCTTGTCCGCTCCCGTCTGTCCTGTCTGTGCATCCTCAAgttcccaatcccaattcAAATCGCTGCCCTGAACCAGAGCGAGTCAATCAATACGGATTCCCCCAATTCGGAGTACGATTCGCTGTCGGATCCGTCTCCATTTCCATCTCCGAATCCTTGTCCTTCCGCGATACCCATCAGTCGCATCCGCCAGATGCGCTGACAGTTTGCGGTGGCATCTCAAAGGGAATCTCATCGTTTATTTATGCGCTCGGCCAGAGGCATCGATGTAACCTATTCTGTATGGTTCTCCTACGGAGCTGCCCGATCGACTGTGTTAGTTGGACACCTCTTGGGAAAGTGCTTTCTCCGAGCTCGACACAATGGGGATCTTAATCAGGCTGGCATCTAAATGCGGCTCAAATTGAATAATGAATGCAAAGTGGCCGGCCTGCAAGTATTTGTGAGGCCAGTTAGCCGCCGGCGGGGAAGGGGATGGGGTTGGGTTTAGTTAAATGAATGGCCCCAAAAGGGGGGTGTGCCCACATCCCCCATCGGTTGTTAGGTGGGCGTGGTCGTTGCTGCTCAATGAAATGCATTAAATCAAGGCATCGTTGAAAGAGCCCAGCAGGTGTGCAGGCCCAACTCCGAAAACTAGTCaacgaaatggaaattttccacCAGCGCCTTCGCAATTGGGAGTGGGCATGGGTTTTTGCCGTAAACATCAATTACGCCGCCCAAACTATTCACGCGATTAGCCGCTTTCTCTAGTTATTGGATAATAGCTCCAAACGGTGGGAAGGGGAAGGGGTTTTCCGGGTTTCCAGG is part of the Drosophila sechellia strain sech25 chromosome 3R, ASM438219v1, whole genome shotgun sequence genome and encodes:
- the LOC6606815 gene encoding uncharacterized protein LOC6606815 — encoded protein: MAKQQNNTNDLASDPNSRKLKFAGICKLNNDELSSLYNIDQLTDEELASVNLDRNSLIDDYRLLHEVSQMKQIEKEANSIPVAAPAEQAKSMELHEQFATEMEKYLTKKYTFPMLNHLIKLMSWETEPQTIFNEKAFQIDVNYHEDEEVLQLEPNERLFRRLMSFYDHLEDIFVKGNRKTASDLVFNAIIRLIDRSNVAKSKNI